One window from the genome of Oryza glaberrima chromosome 3, OglaRS2, whole genome shotgun sequence encodes:
- the LOC127767217 gene encoding DEAD-box ATP-dependent RNA helicase 27, with protein MAPAPATTSSSKRSKKRKQPVAPPPESDSESEELSYDTAAADEEEGEEEAPNQMEELEEEEEEEEEQEEEKKEKKQKKEMSKEKKRKKEKGNEGGSGILTNMLFSELGVSEPTARAIREMNYTYLTQIQARSIPHLLNGKDVMGAAKTGSGKTLAFLIPAIEMLHHAHFMPRNGTGVVVVCPTRELAIQTHNVAKELMKYHSQTLGYIIGGNGRRGEADQLAKGVNLLVATPGRLLDHLQNTKGFIYRRLKCLIIDEADRLLEQNFEEDMKQIFKRLPLNRQTVLFSATQTEQVKEFAKLSFEKNEESTSKPVYVGVDDAETNATVEGLQQGYCVIDSARRFLVLYAFLKKKQNKKVMVFFSSCNSVKFHAELLNFLQIECSDIHGKQKQQKRTTTFFNFCKAEKGILLCTNVAARGLDIPDVDFIVQYDPPDEPKDYIHRVGRTARGEKGKGEALLFLLPQELKFLIYLKAAKISLTELVFNENKVPNLQSHLENIVGENYFLNQSAKEAYRSYILAYDSHSMKDIFDVHNLNLKDVAASFCFKNPPKVNIDLESSASKHRRKMRKVDGGRRHGISAANPYGRKGGDDKRQFARF; from the exons atggCTCCAGCACCAGCAACCACGAGCTCCAGCAAGCGCTCGAAGAAGCGGAAGCAGCCCGTCGCTCCCCCGCCGGAGTCGGATTCCGAGTCGGAGGAGTTGTCCTACGACACCGCCGCGgctgacgaggaggagggggaagaggaggcgcCGAACCAGATGGAGGAgctggaagaggaggaggaggaagaggaggagcaggaggaagagaaaaaggagaagaagcagaagaaggagatgagcaaggagaagaagaggaagaaggagaaggggaaTGAGGGGGGATCGGGGATTCTGACCAACATGCTCTTCTCCGAGCTCGGCGTCTCCGAGCCTACTGCTAGAGCCATCAGGGAGATGAACTACACCTACCTCACCCAG ATTCAAGCTAGGTCCATACCACACCTGTTGAATGGAAAGGATGTGATGGGCGCGGCCAAGACTGGTTCAGGGAAGACTCTTGCCTTCCTCATACCAGCAATCGAGATGCTCCACCACGCACATTTCATGCCGAGGAATGGGACTGGAGTTGTTGTGGTTTGCCCAACAAGAGAGCTTGCCATCCAG acaCACAATGTTGCCAAGGAATTGATGAAGTATCACTCACAAACTCTTGGATATATTATTGGCGGTAATGGCCGGAGAGGTGAAGCAGATCAGCTTGCAAAGGGAGTCAATTTATTAGTTGCTACACCAGGCAGGCTTTTGGACCATCTGCAGAATACCAAGGGATTCATATATAGACGGCTAAAG tgcCTTATAATCGATGAAGCTGATCGTCTATTAGAGCAGAACTTTGAAGAAGATATGAAACAGATATTTAAACGCCTTCCTCTG AATAGACAGACAGTTCTTTTTTCTGCTACACAGACAGAGCAG GTTAAAGAATTTGCCAAGTTGTCATTTGAGAAAAACGAAGAAAGTACCTCAAAACCTGTTTATGTTGGTGTTGATGATGCTGAAACTAAT GCTACTGTTGAGGGCTTACAGCAGGGATATTGTGTCATTGATAGCGCAAGAAGGTTTTTGGTTCTTTATGCTTTcctaaaaaagaaacagaataAAAAGGTCATGGTGTTCTTCTCATCATGTAATTCAGTCAAGTTCCATGCAGAACTTCTGAATTTTCTCCAGATAGAATGTTCTGATATCCATGGAAAACAAAAGCAGCAGAAGCGTACCACAACATTCTTTAACTTCTGCAAAGCAGAAAAGGGTATCTTACTATGCACTAATGTGGCAGCACGTGGACTTGATATTCCTGATGTG GATTTCATTGTGCAATATGATCCTCCAGATGAACCAAAG GATTATATTCACAGAGTTGGACGTACTGCACGTGGTGAAAAAGGCAAAGGAGAAGCACTGTTGTTTTTACTGCCACAAGAACTGAAGTTTCTTATCTACCTGAAG GCTGCTAAGATTTCGCTGACAGAATTAGTGTTCAATGAAAACAAAGTGCCAAATTTGCAATCGCACCTT GAGAATATCGTTGGCGAGAATTATTTCCTGAATCAGTCAGCTAAAGAGGCATACAGATCCTACATCTTGGCATACGACTCACACTCCATGAAAGACATTTTTGATGTTCATAATCTCAATCTGAAG GATGTGGCAGCGTCTTTCTGTTTTAAGAACCCACCAAAGGTAAACATCGATTTGGAGAGCTCTGCATCCAAACATcggaggaagatgaggaaagTGGACGGTGGAAGGAGGCATGGCATCAGCGCTGCAAATCCCTACGGAAGAAAAGGCGGTGATGACAAAAGGCAGTTTGCAAGATTCTAG